In Gammaproteobacteria bacterium, one genomic interval encodes:
- the yajC gene encoding preprotein translocase subunit YajC, producing MSFFISDAVAEGAAATGSTGDSLMGLIPFVLLFVIFYFFLIRPQSKRVKEHKNMLTTLGKGDEIVTNGGLLGKIIMVGDEFVTVEIANNTQVKLQKQYIANLMPKGTIKSAE from the coding sequence ATGAGCTTTTTCATCTCAGATGCAGTGGCAGAGGGTGCGGCCGCTACAGGTTCTACCGGTGATTCACTGATGGGTCTGATCCCTTTTGTTCTACTGTTTGTGATCTTCTACTTTTTCTTGATCCGTCCGCAGTCCAAGCGTGTTAAAGAACATAAAAATATGCTGACAACGCTGGGTAAAGGCGATGAAATCGTTACCAATGGTGGTCTTTTAGGTAAAATAATCATGGTGGGCGATGAGTTTGTTACCGTTGAGATCGCGAATAACACTCAGGTAAAACTACAAAAGCAATATATTGCCAATCTGATGCCAAAAGGCACCATTAAGTCAGCCGAATAA
- the tgt gene encoding tRNA guanosine(34) transglycosylase Tgt, with the protein MSFELQQRDGRARRGEISFPRGTIQTPAFMPVGTYGTVKAMTPEELEATGAEIVLGNTFHLFLRPGTEVIEAHGDLHDFMAWQKPILTDSGGFQVFSLGAMRKITEKGVTFQSPVNGNKVFMGPEESIDVQHKLGSDIVMIFDECTPYPATHEQARESMALSLRWAKRSKEAHGDNASALFGIVQGGMYPELRDISLEGLSEMGFDGYAIGGLSVGEPKEDMLRILDHTVPQMPEEKPRYLMGVGKPEDIVEAVRRGVDMFDCVMPTRNARNGHLFTRLGVVKIRNAVHQSDPQPLDAECGCYTCRHYSRAYLRHLDKCREILGARLNTIHNLYYYQSLMQGLRDAIAEQRLAAFVEEFYTLRGQTVPAM; encoded by the coding sequence ATGAGCTTTGAATTGCAACAGCGAGATGGTCGGGCGCGTCGTGGTGAGATCAGCTTTCCTCGTGGCACTATTCAGACTCCCGCATTTATGCCGGTGGGAACCTACGGTACAGTGAAAGCGATGACACCCGAAGAGCTGGAAGCTACGGGTGCTGAAATTGTACTGGGAAATACCTTTCATCTATTTCTACGCCCGGGTACCGAGGTGATTGAAGCACACGGTGACCTGCATGACTTTATGGCCTGGCAAAAGCCGATTTTGACTGACTCGGGTGGGTTTCAGGTGTTTAGTTTGGGGGCGATGCGTAAAATCACAGAAAAAGGAGTCACTTTTCAATCTCCCGTGAATGGCAATAAAGTTTTTATGGGGCCAGAGGAGTCAATCGATGTTCAGCATAAGCTGGGTTCTGATATTGTGATGATCTTTGATGAGTGCACCCCCTATCCAGCGACACATGAGCAGGCGAGGGAGTCGATGGCGCTGTCGCTGCGCTGGGCCAAGCGCAGCAAGGAAGCGCACGGAGACAATGCCAGTGCGTTGTTTGGTATTGTGCAGGGGGGCATGTATCCAGAATTGCGCGATATCTCGCTTGAGGGGTTGAGTGAAATGGGTTTTGATGGTTACGCCATTGGTGGGCTCTCAGTGGGTGAGCCTAAAGAGGATATGTTGCGTATCCTTGATCATACAGTGCCCCAAATGCCGGAAGAGAAACCTCGTTATTTAATGGGGGTGGGCAAGCCGGAGGATATTGTTGAGGCGGTGCGCCGAGGGGTCGATATGTTTGATTGTGTGATGCCGACCCGAAACGCCCGAAATGGCCACCTTTTTACCCGCCTAGGGGTAGTGAAAATCCGTAATGCGGTTCATCAGAGTGATCCCCAGCCGCTGGATGCCGAGTGTGGTTGCTATACTTGCCGTCACTACAGTCGTGCCTACTTGCGGCACCTGGATAAATGTCGTGAAATATTAGGTGCACGGTTAAATACGATTCATAACCTTTATTACTACCAATCGCTCATGCAAGGGCTGCGTGATGCCATTGCAGAGCAACGCCTGGCAGCATTTGTTGAAGAGTTTTATACGCTACGCGGACAAACGGTACCGGCTATGTAA
- the queA gene encoding tRNA preQ1(34) S-adenosylmethionine ribosyltransferase-isomerase QueA, translating to MKRSDFFYHLPEELIAQYPTAERSASRLLHVQGESGACLDQQFRDFPSLLNPGDLLVFNNTRVIPARMLGHKESGGKVEMLVERVLGERTVLAHLRASKSPKAGALLLFEECVEVEVVGRQEALFELRFLGERSVIEQLEAHGHMPLPPYIERADELQDRERYQTVFSDRSKCGAVAAPTAGLHFDQAMLDLLEQRGVEFAYVTLHVGAGTFQPVRVDDICDHKMHSEYLEVGQQVVDQVAATRARGGRVIAVGTTSVRSLESAALSGELQAFQGETEIFIHPGYRFNCIDGLLTNFHLPESTLLMLVSALAGYENMMAAYQHAVAQQYRFFSYGDAMFITPSATARVVREE from the coding sequence ATGAAACGAAGTGATTTTTTTTACCATCTACCTGAAGAGCTGATTGCCCAATATCCAACGGCAGAACGCAGCGCTAGCCGCCTACTGCATGTGCAGGGTGAGAGCGGTGCTTGCCTCGATCAGCAGTTCCGTGATTTTCCTTCCCTGTTGAATCCAGGTGATCTACTGGTATTCAATAATACCCGAGTGATTCCAGCGCGTATGCTGGGTCACAAAGAAAGTGGTGGCAAGGTGGAGATGCTGGTGGAGCGTGTGCTGGGTGAGCGTACAGTGCTGGCGCATTTGCGTGCCAGTAAGTCGCCCAAAGCAGGTGCTCTCCTACTCTTTGAGGAGTGTGTTGAAGTAGAGGTTGTCGGGCGGCAGGAAGCGCTTTTTGAGTTACGCTTTTTGGGTGAGCGCAGTGTGATTGAACAGCTTGAAGCCCATGGGCACATGCCACTGCCACCTTATATAGAACGCGCTGATGAGTTACAGGATCGGGAGCGTTATCAGACCGTCTTTTCTGATCGTAGCAAGTGTGGCGCGGTGGCGGCCCCGACGGCAGGCCTGCATTTCGACCAGGCGATGTTGGATCTTCTTGAGCAGCGCGGGGTTGAGTTTGCCTATGTCACGCTGCATGTGGGGGCAGGCACTTTTCAGCCGGTGCGTGTGGATGATATTTGTGATCACAAAATGCACAGTGAATATCTGGAGGTGGGCCAGCAGGTAGTTGACCAGGTAGCCGCAACCCGTGCGCGGGGTGGGCGGGTGATTGCGGTGGGTACCACCAGTGTGCGCAGCCTAGAGAGTGCGGCGCTGTCAGGGGAGTTGCAGGCTTTTCAAGGAGAGACTGAGATTTTTATCCACCCAGGGTATCGGTTTAACTGTATTGATGGATTGTTAACCAATTTTCATCTTCCTGAGTCGACGCTGTTAATGCTGGTGAGTGCGCTGGCCGGTTATGAGAACATGATGGCAGCTTATCAACATGCGGTGGCGCAACAATACCGCTTTTTCAGTTATGGCGATGCCATGTTTATTACCCCGAGCGCAACTGCACGGGTGGTGCGAGAGGAGTAA
- the ung gene encoding uracil-DNA glycosylase, translated as MAIQITDPLDAGWKVCFEHEFSQDYMVSLRAFLRSEIGAGHLIYPPKEQWFNAFLYTPLNEIKVVIVGQDPYHGEGQAHGLSFSVPDGIKIPPSLRNIYKELSRDLAMDIPASGNLEGWARQGVLLLNASLTVRAAEANSHSKQGWLRFTNACIKHINTHREGVVFLAWGRFAHGLCSVVDTPKHCVIKTSHPSPLGAHKTGKDFSAFLGSGCFSQANDYLKRRGELPVCWSQTSESI; from the coding sequence ATGGCGATTCAAATTACAGACCCACTGGATGCTGGCTGGAAAGTGTGTTTTGAACATGAATTTTCTCAAGACTATATGGTCAGCTTGCGTGCTTTTTTGCGTTCTGAAATAGGTGCGGGGCATCTCATTTATCCGCCAAAAGAGCAGTGGTTCAACGCTTTTTTATATACCCCTCTCAATGAGATTAAAGTCGTGATTGTCGGGCAAGATCCTTACCATGGTGAAGGTCAGGCTCACGGTTTAAGCTTTAGTGTGCCGGATGGCATCAAAATCCCCCCTTCGTTGCGGAATATATATAAGGAGCTTAGTCGTGATTTGGCGATGGATATTCCCGCCTCTGGTAATTTAGAGGGTTGGGCAAGGCAGGGGGTTTTGTTGCTGAATGCCTCGTTAACGGTGCGTGCCGCAGAGGCTAATAGCCACAGTAAGCAGGGGTGGCTGCGTTTTACCAATGCCTGTATTAAACATATTAATACACACAGAGAAGGGGTGGTTTTTTTAGCCTGGGGGCGGTTTGCCCATGGTCTCTGTTCGGTGGTCGACACCCCTAAACACTGTGTGATCAAGACATCTCATCCAAGCCCGTTGGGTGCTCATAAAACAGGGAAAGATTTTAGCGCATTTCTGGGTTCAGGCTGTTTTTCGCAGGCGAATGATTACTTGAAACGGCGAGGTGAGTTGCCGGTGTGTTGGTCGCAGACAAGCGAGTCGATATAG
- the secD gene encoding protein translocase subunit SecD has translation MNRYPAWKYLMIAVVVVVGGLYALPNLYGEDPAIQISSNRDEVLDTRFVERVERQLAQAGLAATSMELNKGGLLLRFGNEDNQMTAKDILADNLGNGFIVALNLAPATPEWLKSIGASPMYLGLDLRGGVHFLMEVDTDAAVKQSYERFVSDYRSQLREEKIRYLSIEHYEHKGRAGVAIKLRKLEDREKAREVLRLAYSELEFREIDKEGAALLFTTLSKSAVIEARNMAVQQNITTLRNRVNELGVAEPVIQRQGESRIVVQLPGVQDTARAKEILGATATLEFRMVSDKGSVESAVAGRPVPGAKLYHERGGGPILLRNRVMLTGDRVIDASSGMESDTGSPAVFITLDGKGATIFSDVTRENVGKLMAVVFIEAKSETRTINGEKVKVKRTVEEVISVARIREPLGKRFQISGLDSTKEARDLALLLRAGALAAPIEIVEERTVGPSLGQDNIDQGFMSVVLGFALVLLFMAFWYRGFGLFANIALALNLVLIIAVLSMLQATLTLPGIAGIVLTVGIAVDANVLIFERIREELRSGSATQLAIDAGFNKAFSTIADANITTLIAAVVLFGFGTGPIKGFAITLSIGILTSMFTAIVVTRAAANLTYGGRKINKLSI, from the coding sequence ATGAACCGATATCCTGCATGGAAATATCTTATGATCGCGGTTGTGGTTGTGGTGGGCGGACTGTACGCCCTACCCAATCTCTATGGTGAGGATCCCGCAATCCAGATCAGCTCAAATCGTGACGAGGTTCTGGATACTCGTTTTGTTGAGCGGGTAGAGCGCCAACTGGCACAGGCTGGGCTTGCGGCAACTTCAATGGAGTTAAACAAGGGCGGTCTGCTGCTGCGTTTTGGCAACGAAGATAACCAGATGACCGCCAAAGATATCCTGGCGGATAATCTGGGCAATGGCTTTATCGTTGCGCTGAATCTGGCCCCGGCGACACCGGAGTGGTTAAAGTCAATAGGTGCTTCTCCCATGTATCTTGGCCTCGACCTTCGTGGTGGTGTGCACTTTCTAATGGAGGTAGATACCGATGCAGCGGTGAAACAGTCGTATGAGCGTTTCGTCAGTGACTACCGTAGCCAGTTGCGTGAAGAGAAAATTCGCTACCTATCCATCGAACACTATGAGCATAAGGGGCGCGCTGGGGTAGCGATAAAGCTGCGCAAGCTAGAGGATCGTGAAAAAGCGCGTGAAGTATTACGACTCGCTTATAGTGAGCTGGAGTTCCGTGAGATTGATAAAGAGGGCGCGGCACTGCTTTTTACCACCCTGAGTAAAAGTGCCGTTATCGAAGCCAGGAACATGGCTGTTCAACAAAACATTACCACACTACGCAATCGCGTTAACGAACTGGGTGTTGCCGAGCCGGTTATCCAGCGACAGGGTGAGAGCCGAATTGTTGTTCAACTGCCCGGTGTACAGGATACCGCACGTGCCAAGGAGATTCTGGGGGCAACCGCCACACTTGAATTTCGCATGGTTTCTGACAAAGGGAGTGTTGAGAGCGCAGTGGCAGGTCGTCCTGTGCCGGGTGCCAAACTTTATCATGAGCGTGGCGGCGGCCCGATTTTATTAAGAAATAGAGTCATGCTGACGGGAGATCGTGTGATTGATGCCTCCTCTGGTATGGAATCTGACACCGGCTCACCGGCTGTTTTTATTACCCTCGATGGTAAAGGTGCCACTATTTTTAGTGATGTGACCAGAGAGAATGTGGGTAAATTGATGGCGGTGGTCTTCATCGAGGCGAAGAGCGAAACACGCACCATCAATGGTGAGAAGGTTAAGGTAAAACGCACCGTAGAAGAGGTGATCAGTGTGGCACGAATTCGCGAGCCACTGGGCAAGCGCTTTCAGATCTCCGGTCTGGATAGCACCAAAGAGGCCCGTGATTTAGCACTGCTGCTGCGTGCAGGTGCCTTGGCAGCGCCCATTGAAATTGTTGAAGAGCGAACCGTCGGCCCAAGCTTGGGGCAAGATAACATCGACCAGGGCTTTATGTCGGTGGTATTGGGCTTTGCGCTGGTGCTGCTCTTTATGGCATTTTGGTATCGCGGTTTTGGACTGTTTGCCAACATCGCACTGGCGCTTAATCTGGTTTTGATTATTGCTGTACTGTCAATGCTTCAGGCGACGCTCACCTTGCCAGGTATTGCGGGTATTGTGTTGACGGTGGGTATTGCGGTGGATGCTAACGTGCTTATTTTTGAGCGCATTCGAGAAGAGCTGAGGAGTGGCAGTGCCACCCAATTAGCTATCGATGCCGGGTTCAACAAGGCCTTTTCAACCATCGCAGATGCGAATATTACAACATTGATTGCGGCGGTGGTGCTGTTCGGTTTTGGTACCGGGCCCATCAAGGGGTTTGCCATCACCTTGAGTATTGGTATTTTGACCTCAATGTTTACCGCGATTGTTGTGACACGTGCCGCCGCCAACTTGACGTATGGCGGCCGCAAGATTAACAAGCTTTCAATTTAA